A section of the Methanocaldococcus sp. FS406-22 genome encodes:
- a CDS encoding EF-Tu/IF-2/RF-3 family GTPase, which produces MEGLTVGLFGHIEGVGKELGKKGTSTDITLYNYKQGNKAVCYVEPTRYPDRINPLIYAINMMDYALVFIDEITGELGETLLALDMFEINRGAFVLGEYVDLDMLKNIISQTSMKDFEILERDFINIREKMINLNVDRDYNSFVKIPIDHYFTVRSVGTVILGKVETGIVKVHDNLRVYPTDKTAMVRSIQIHDNDFKEAKAGNRVGLALKGITTDELDRGMILSNGELKVTKEIELNINWNPFMQKTVKEGENYQIIVGLQSVSCIVEEVNNNKIRLSLQKEIAYDVGDKLCLVDGSAKIRILGVGKLE; this is translated from the coding sequence ATGGAAGGTTTAACAGTAGGATTATTTGGGCATATTGAAGGAGTTGGAAAAGAGTTGGGGAAAAAAGGGACATCAACAGATATAACTTTATATAATTACAAACAGGGAAATAAGGCAGTTTGCTATGTTGAGCCAACAAGATATCCGGATAGAATAAATCCTTTAATATATGCAATAAACATGATGGATTACGCTTTAGTTTTTATTGATGAGATTACAGGTGAATTGGGAGAAACTCTTTTAGCATTGGATATGTTTGAAATAAATAGAGGAGCTTTTGTTTTAGGAGAATATGTTGATTTAGACATGCTAAAAAATATCATATCCCAAACATCAATGAAGGACTTTGAAATCTTGGAGAGAGATTTTATAAACATTAGAGAGAAGATGATTAATTTGAATGTAGATAGGGATTATAATAGCTTTGTTAAAATTCCAATAGACCATTACTTCACAGTTAGGAGCGTAGGAACTGTTATACTGGGAAAGGTTGAAACTGGAATTGTGAAGGTTCATGATAATCTGAGGGTTTATCCAACAGATAAAACGGCAATGGTCAGAAGTATCCAAATACATGATAATGATTTCAAAGAAGCAAAGGCTGGAAATAGAGTGGGGTTAGCTCTAAAAGGAATAACTACAGATGAGTTGGATAGAGGAATGATACTGTCAAATGGAGAGTTAAAAGTTACTAAAGAAATTGAACTTAACATTAATTGGAATCCATTCATGCAAAAAACTGTAAAAGAAGGAGAAAACTACCAAATAATTGTTGGTCTGCAAAGTGTTTCTTGTATTGTTGAGGAAGTAAATAACAATAAGATAAGGCTTTCACTGCAAAAGGAAATAGCTTACGATGTTGGAGATAAATTATGTTTAGTTGACGGTAGTGCAAAGATTAGGATATTGGGTGTTGGAAAATTGGAATAA
- a CDS encoding NCS2 family permease, whose product MKFVERYFEFEKYGTNLKVETLAGITTFMTMAYIIFVNPQILSATGMDFGAVMVATCIASAIATLIMGLYARYPFALAPGMGLNAYFTYGVCLGMGIDWRVALGAVFISGVLFIILTLTKIRTWIFNVIPNAIKYGTAVGIGLFIAFIGLKTAGIVVESKATLVTLGNLMEPSTLLALFGIFLTSILVSRNVIGSILIGIIVTSLIGMILGISPFPEGIFSMPPSIEPTFLKLDIMGALNLGLLTIVLAFFFVDMFDTLGTLSALASQAGYLDKDGKLPRVEKALMADATGTVVGSLFGTSTVTTYIESASGIALGGRTGFVSVVVAVLFLLSLFFYPVVKAIPPYATAAALVIVGALMMKSIKYIDFDDYTEAIPAFITLLTIPLTYSIATGLALGFITYPILKVFTGRWKEVHWLVYVLAAIFALRFIYLSG is encoded by the coding sequence ATGAAATTTGTTGAAAGATACTTTGAATTTGAGAAGTATGGAACTAATCTAAAGGTAGAGACTCTTGCAGGAATAACAACATTTATGACAATGGCATATATAATCTTTGTTAATCCACAAATTTTAAGTGCTACAGGAATGGATTTTGGGGCTGTCATGGTAGCTACTTGTATCGCTTCAGCAATTGCCACATTAATTATGGGTTTATATGCAAGATATCCATTTGCTTTAGCTCCAGGGATGGGGCTTAACGCTTACTTCACTTATGGTGTTTGTTTAGGTATGGGTATTGATTGGAGAGTTGCGTTAGGTGCTGTTTTTATCTCTGGAGTGTTGTTTATAATATTAACGTTAACAAAAATAAGGACATGGATTTTTAATGTTATCCCAAATGCTATAAAGTATGGAACTGCTGTTGGTATTGGACTATTTATTGCATTTATTGGATTAAAAACTGCGGGTATTGTTGTTGAGAGTAAAGCTACACTGGTTACATTAGGGAATTTAATGGAACCATCTACACTATTGGCATTGTTTGGGATATTTTTGACATCAATCTTAGTTAGTAGGAATGTTATTGGCTCTATCTTAATTGGAATTATAGTAACTTCACTTATAGGAATGATTTTGGGCATTTCCCCATTCCCAGAGGGAATATTCTCAATGCCCCCATCAATTGAGCCAACATTCTTAAAATTAGATATAATGGGGGCTTTAAACTTAGGACTTTTGACAATTGTCTTAGCATTCTTCTTTGTTGATATGTTCGATACATTAGGGACTTTAAGTGCTTTAGCTTCTCAGGCTGGCTATTTAGATAAAGATGGAAAACTGCCAAGAGTTGAAAAGGCATTAATGGCTGATGCTACTGGAACTGTTGTTGGCTCATTGTTTGGGACTTCAACTGTAACCACATATATAGAATCTGCAAGTGGTATAGCACTTGGAGGGAGAACAGGTTTTGTCTCAGTAGTTGTAGCAGTGCTGTTTTTATTATCATTATTCTTCTATCCAGTAGTTAAAGCAATTCCTCCCTATGCAACAGCAGCAGCCCTTGTCATTGTAGGGGCTTTAATGATGAAATCAATAAAATATATTGACTTTGATGACTACACAGAAGCAATTCCTGCATTTATAACTCTATTAACAATTCCTTTGACATACAGTATAGCCACTGGGCTTGCTTTAGGATTTATAACCTATCCAATCTTGAAGGTATTCACTGGAAGATGGAAAGAAGTGCACTGGCTTGTTTATGTTTTAGCAGCAATATTCGCCCTAAGGTTCATATATCTCTCAGGGTAA
- a CDS encoding NifB/NifX family molybdenum-iron cluster-binding protein, translated as MKVAISMDVDKISNSFENCKYFLIVRIEDNEVKSTKVIFNDENGRKSIVKEKVNAIICKSINEENYKKFGKKIEVYHAEGDDVDKNISLFIEGKLTKITNP; from the coding sequence ATGAAAGTAGCTATTTCAATGGATGTTGATAAGATTAGCAATAGTTTTGAAAATTGTAAGTATTTCTTAATCGTTAGAATAGAAGATAACGAAGTTAAGAGCACAAAAGTTATTTTCAATGATGAAAATGGAAGAAAATCTATTGTAAAAGAAAAAGTCAATGCAATTATATGTAAAAGCATAAATGAGGAGAATTATAAAAAGTTTGGTAAAAAGATAGAGGTTTATCATGCTGAAGGAGATGATGTCGATAAAAACATCTCTTTATTTATTGAAGGGAAATTGACCAAAATAACTAATCCATAA
- a CDS encoding tyrosine-type recombinase/integrase: MKGNGLNFKNLLLVKPKREKVEESPEIKKWVDRFREEREFDGIKESTIRSDILRLRVFLDFVYNRLNKTPETMTNADFVRFFNYLEKERKVSRSSQDKYFKLLKVFYRLMRLNNFREFAEESKERRRFSKFEVKHYDAIDANALNLILEKMMESNSRMSIRNCLIVRLLWDTGARISEVLNLKYKDCDFDEGTFRITNTKTHEERVVVCSSDTLEALRWYVQFNPRQNSDDYIFQTPKGERVSKDTIYKVFKRAVDELKKEGKIPKNKRIVLHSLRHGRAVDLLDKGVPIDIVKEYLGHRSLDTTLYYSHSKERALKMLKTIKKLL; encoded by the coding sequence ATGAAGGGGAACGGGCTTAATTTTAAAAATCTTTTGTTGGTGAAACCAAAGAGGGAGAAGGTTGAGGAATCTCCTGAAATTAAAAAGTGGGTTGATAGGTTTAGGGAGGAAAGGGAATTCGATGGAATAAAAGAAAGCACTATACGGAGTGATATTTTAAGGTTGAGAGTGTTTTTAGATTTTGTTTATAATAGGTTGAATAAAACACCAGAGACAATGACTAATGCCGATTTTGTGAGGTTCTTTAACTATTTAGAAAAAGAGAGGAAGGTTAGTAGGAGCTCTCAGGATAAGTATTTCAAGTTGCTTAAAGTGTTTTATAGGTTAATGAGGTTGAACAATTTTAGAGAGTTTGCAGAAGAATCAAAGGAAAGGAGGAGATTCTCCAAGTTTGAGGTTAAGCATTATGATGCCATTGATGCTAATGCTTTAAACTTAATCTTGGAGAAAATGATGGAGTCGAATTCAAGGATGAGTATTAGGAATTGTTTGATTGTTAGGTTGTTGTGGGATACTGGTGCGAGGATTAGTGAGGTATTAAATTTAAAGTATAAAGATTGTGACTTTGATGAGGGGACTTTTAGGATTACAAATACTAAGACTCATGAGGAAAGGGTTGTTGTTTGTTCTTCTGATACGTTAGAGGCTTTGAGATGGTATGTGCAGTTTAATCCAAGGCAGAACTCTGATGATTATATATTTCAAACTCCTAAGGGGGAGAGGGTTAGTAAGGATACAATATATAAAGTGTTTAAAAGAGCTGTTGATGAGCTTAAGAAGGAAGGAAAGATACCTAAAAATAAGAGAATTGTATTGCATTCTCTTAGGCACGGGAGGGCTGTAGATTTATTGGATAAAGGTGTTCCGATAGATATTGTAAAAGAGTATCTTGGTCATAGGAGTTTGGATACAACGCTTTATTACTCCCACTCTAAGGAGAGGGCTTTGAAGATGTTGAAGACGATAAAAAAGTTGTTGTGA